Below is a window of Desmonostoc muscorum LEGE 12446 DNA.
CAAGATTGACAATATCGTTGTCGCTTACGCGGACTAAGTAAGGTTTGTTGATCATTGGTTCTTCTGAGTTAATATCACTAGTCGCTTGTTGCAGATTGGGCACAGCCGGGGGCTGTTGTGCTGGCGTTTGAGTTGACGCTCCAAGCTTCGGGTGCCGTTGCTCCAGTGGCGAACGAGGTTTAGTTGTCTGCCATTAGTTACGGCGGCTCGGCATATTTTGGCTCCGGTTCCGGCGTTGTGCATTTCAATTCGTTTCTTCAGGCTCAGTCCGGTGTAGCCCAGGTAGTGTTGGGCTTTTCCCCTCCCTTTTGTTCCTCCTATTGCTTCTGAAAAGTGAAGCAGGTACACGTAACTCATACGATGTCGGTTGATATACATTTGGGCTGGACACAAGCCCAAGGTCGAGAACACTTGATGAAGTATTACGGCAAGCGCTCAAGGCTTCTGCTAACCGAAGAGGAACTCGATA
It encodes the following:
- a CDS encoding GIY-YIG nuclease family protein, whose protein sequence is MSYVYLLHFSEAIGGTKGRGKAQHYLGYTGLSLKKRIEMHNAGTGAKICRAAVTNGRQLNLVRHWSNGTRSLERQLKRQHNSPRLCPICNKRLVILTQKNQ